The Dama dama isolate Ldn47 chromosome X, ASM3311817v1, whole genome shotgun sequence nucleotide sequence AACATCGTCTATTCTAGCTTGTGTGGACTGGGCTCAGAGAAAGGGCGGGAGACCGCCACAACCACTCTAGGCGGTCTGGGGTTTTCTTCCGAAAGAAACCCAGAGATGCAGTTCAAACCGAATACACCCGAGACGGTGGAGGCCTCCGCTGTCTCTGGAAAGCCCCCGAATGGCTTCAGTGCTATATACAAAACACCACCAGGAATACAAAAAAGTGCTGTCCCCACGGCAGAAACTCTGGGCTTAGATAGGCCTGCCAGCGACAAACAGAGCCCGCTCAACATCAATGGTGCTAGTTACCTGCGGCTGCCCTGGGTCAATCCCTACATGGAGGGGGCCACGCCAGCCATCTACCCTTTCCTTGACTCGCCAAATAAGTATTCCCTGAACATGTACAAGGCCTTGCTACCTCAGCAGTCGTACGGCCTGGCTCAGCCGCTGTATTCGCCAGTCTGCACCAATGGGGAGCGATTTCTCTACCTGCCGCCACCTCACTACGTCAGTCCCCACATCCCATCGTCCCTGGCTTCCCCCATGAGGCTCTCGACGCCTTCCGCCTCTCCAGCCATCCCGCCTCTGGTCCACTGCACAGAAAAAAGCCTGCCCTGGAAGATGGGTGTCAGTCCTGGGAACCCAGTTGATTCTCACTCATACCCCCACATCCAGAACAGTAAACAGCCTAGGGTGCCCTCCGCCAAGGCGGTCACCAGCGGCCTGCCGGGCGACACGGCTCTCCTGCTGCCCCCCTCGCCTCGGCCTTCACCCCGAGTCCACCTTCCCTCCCAGCCTGCTGCGGACACCTACTCTGAATTCCACAAGCACTATGCCCGGATCtccacctcaccctctgtcaccctgtCAAAGCCATACATGACGGTCAGCAGTGAGTTTCCCGCGGCCAGGCTCTGCAGCAGCAAGTATCCAAAGGCTCCAGAGGGAGCCGAAAGCGCCCAGCCAGTTCCTGGGCACACTCGGAAAACAGCGGGTCAGGACAGAAAGGATGGCAGCTCACCTCCTCTGTTGGAGAAGCAGACGGTTACCAAAGACGTCACCGATAAGCCACTAGACTTGTCTTCTAAAGTGGTGGATGTAGACGCTTCCAAAGCTGACCACATGAAGAAGATGGCACCCACGGTCCTGGTTCACAGCAGAGCTGGAAGTGGCCTAGTGCTCTCCGGAAGTGAGATTCCGAAAGAAACACTATCTCCTCCAGGAAACGGCTGTGCTATCTATAGATCTGAGATCATTAGCACGGCTCCCTCGTCCTGGGTGGTGCCTGGGCCAAGTCCTAACGAAGAGAACAATGGCAAAGGCCTGCCGCTGAAGAACAAGGCCTTGGACTGGGCCCTCCCACAGCAGCGCAGTTCTTCGTGTCCCCGCATGGGTGCCACTGACACTGTGGTCACTAATGTGTCTGGCTCAGTGTCCAGCGCCGGCCGCCCGGCCTCTGCATCTCCAGCCCCAAACGCCACTGCCGATGGCAGCAAGACCAGCAGGGCCTCTGTGGACACCACACCGTCCGTCATCCAGCACGTGGGCCAGCCCCCGACCACGCCTGCCAAGCACAGCGGCAGCACCGGCAGCAAGGGCGCCAAAGCCAGCAACCCAGAGCCAAGCTTCAAAGCAAATGAGAACGGCCTCCCACCAAGCTCAATATTTCTCTCTCCAAATGAGGCGTTCAGGTCCCCACCAATTCCCTACCCCAGGAGTTACCTCCCTTACCCAGCACCCGAGGGCATTGCCATAAGTCCCCTCTCTTTGCATGGCAAAGGCCCCGTCTACCCTCACCCGGTGTTGTTGCCCAGCGGCAGTCTCTTTCCTGGGCACCTTGCCCCAAAGCCTGGACTGCCCTACGGGCTGCCCACGGGCCGGCCGGAGTTCATGACCTACCAGGACGCGCTGGGGTTGGGCATGGTGCATCCCATGTTGATACCTCACACACCCATCGAGATCACTAAAGAGGAGAAAGCGGAGAGGAGGTCCCGGTCCCATGAGAGGGCCCGCTACGAGGACCCGAGCCTCCGAAATCGGTTTTCCGAGGTACTCGAAGCTAGTGGCACCAAGCTACATCCAGAAGTCCCCACGGACAAGAACCTCAAGCCCAGCCCTAGCTGGAATCAAGGGAAGACCGTCGTCAAGAGTGACAAGCTTGTCTATGTAGACCTCCTCCGGGAAGAGCCTGATGCGAAAACTGAAGCCAACACGTCCAAACCCAGCTTCACAGCTGAGAGTGTCGGCCAGAGTGCTGAGCCCAGCAAACCCCCGGCTGAGCCGGCCCTGCAGCCCCACCGGGATTTCATCTCCCTCAGAGACGAGCTGGGGCGCATCAGTGACTTCCACGAAGCCTATGCTTTCAAACAGGCTCCGGGCCAGTCGGTTTTCAACTTAAGCAAGGAGAATGTTCCAGCGGGAACCAACAAGGAGAACCTGGCCATGCCAGTCTCCACTCCGTTCCTGGAGCCGACCCCGGGGAGCGATGGCCCCGCGGTCACTTTCGGGAAAACCCAAGAGGAACCCAAACCATTTTGCGTGGGCGGTGCCCCACCGAGCATGGACGCCACCCCCACCTATACCAAAGATGGAGCCGATGAGGCAGAATCAACCGATGGCAAAGTTCTGAAACCAAAGCCATCTAAGCTGGCAAAGAGAATCGCCAACTCCGCTGGTTACGTGGGTGACCGGTTCAAGTGCGTCACTACCGAACTGTATGCCGATTCCAGTCAGCTCAGCCGGGAGCAGCGGGCATTGCAGGTGAGCCCCCCACCCAAATTGCAAGAGCCTGACCagttgtcagttttttttttttgttttgtttatttttttttaatgttcgaAAAGGAAGGGGGCGGGGGTACTAGAGAGCAGGACACTGGGCAGATTTGATTAATGAAGTTTATGATAatataattttttgaaatgtaTCCAGTAAGGGAACATAAGTGGATTCTTGTGGATTTTAAGCAAACTCCACTTGAATGCTGATAACGGAAGTTTTAAAGGATGTCTAAGATACTGCATGACATTGACGTATCAATTGCTTTGATTTCTCTGCCGTTACTTTACTGTATGTTAACAAATAAACCTAACAGCACTGCTTAGAATGCCTTACGTGATACTTGGTGGAGGTGTGTAGCCGCCGCATGTCTGTGAGATTTGTGCAGTTTTTCTTtcaccaaaaaaaggaaaaaacaacaaaaacctcgaTTAAAGGGATAGAGTATGTATTTAACTTGCTAGTGAATGATAGATGTTGTCTAGGAATTTCCTtaagatattttacttttaattaaaagcTAAATAAAGCCAAATTGTTTTgcaatgttaagaaaaaaattggtTTATGCTTATAAAAATGGATGAAGTTATCTAAATGATCCATTGAGTGCCCATTTTAATTACATAGATGGAAGGATTACAAGAGGACAGTATTTTATGTCTACCCGCTGCTTACTGTGAGgtcagttcttcaaatttttattaCTAGAATCTTACATAAACCTTTTGAGTTaaatttcatttccaaatatacAAAGGGAAGTTTGTGGGCCATGGTCGTCTTTATTCATtgtgcatttgttttcttttctgttgtgtttttgttttgctttctttgcgttgtgtttctgttttgttttatttaccttCGAAAGAGAATGTCTGTCTCTATGCCACAGTGTATGTATGGCTATACATACACACCGCATATATCTCTACACACATATGGCTTTATGAATAAAGAATGTGTGACTGCTTAACATATAGACACTCTTATATTTGTATCATTAACTTTTAAAGTATCTAAGTTGTATCATAAAGTGTGGTTGGTTTTGGGCAAACTTTTCTTGGAAAATACTTTCCTTTAAGGTAAGGCCAGTGAAATAGCTTTGATGGTAaggtgtgttgtttttttttttttccatctccatTCTCTTCCTAGCGTGCAATGATGCGCTTCTCAGAGTTGGAGATGAAAGAGCGAGAAGGTGGCCACCCCCCAACCAAGGACTCCGAGGTGTGCAAATTCAGCCCCACtgactgggaaaggttgaaaggaaGTCAGGACAAAAAGCCAAAGTCGGTCACCCTGGAGGAGGCCGTTGCTGACCAGAACGACAGTGAGAGATGTAAGTGAACCCCGGCGGCTTGTGGGTGGTACCATGTTGGTGAGAACAGGGCGATTTGGCTGTTTGATACATGAGGCACATATGAGACATTGTTTCCTGGGATGTGTCTCCTTTTCCAGAGAAACACTGGTCCCATAGTTAATAACAGGGTAATACAATAGAGCAGAGGAATGGCAATGCAAGACCTCAAGTGCAGCAAATATTTTATAGCATGTAGGGGTATGGGTTTTTGGTAGCAGTGGAATGAATGACATTTGCAGCCAGAGCCAGACCTTCCATAGCGATGGTCTCCTCTGGTAGGAAATGGAGCGTCCTTGTATTCTCCCTCCGAAAGCAGAAATTTCGCTAAAATGGGATGAGGGCTGATGAAGGCACCAGCAAGATGAGCATAGTTATTTTCTGTGGCAGGTTTGTTTGCAGCCATTAGGAGTTGAGAGCACACTCCAAGGGCATGGGATGAACAAGGGGGGTGTTTATCACACCCCACTAGACAGGGGCCATCTTATGTGACGGAGGCAGAATTGGAGAGAAAGCTAGGGCATGCttgagtcactctgctgtcccAACCACTGCTCCTCCACTGGGGTTGACTTTGGGATGTGTTCTCGACTTCCTGAGCTCAGGAGGTATGTTGGCAGCCGGTGGAGGTCTTTCCGTGTTTTCTTCAGTGTGCCTGCTTGGGGCCTGCAGCCCACTCCGGACCCCAGAGACCTCACCAGTGATGGTGAATGAGGGCATTGAGGTGAACATCAAGGACAGGGTGGGTGCAAAATCCTCCTGAGACAGGACAGTTGGGGATGGTGAGCACATTTGGGAGGTCTGGGTCCTTGGACGTTGTGGGTGGGAACAGGGTGATTCAGCTCCCGGCACTGAGGGAGTTGAGAGGAAGCAATATGCTTCCGATGGCCTGACGTCTGGGTGGCGGCTGCTCAGAGAACGGGCCTGTCTAGCCATTCTTGCCAGCCATGGATCTCCGGGCCAGGATTCTGGGTGAACCACACCAGGACCGGCTTGTTCTGCATGGTCTCATAGAAGGCTGCTTCTCGGgcacgggggcggggggggggttggTGGCGGGGTCTGTCTGTTCTGGGGGTATGGTGAAGGAAGCTGGAGGAAGGGAGCAGGAAGTTAGCAGGCCTCAAGTCTTCTTGCCCTTTTTTCCAGCAACATGGCCAGACCCAGGGTGGCCACTGCCCCTCACATCTCAGTGGCTTCACTCCAGCCTTCTTCCCAGAGAAGTTAAAACGTGTCCTTCCCTGTCTTGCCTGCTGAGCCTCAAGACAAGGCTGGTGGGGAGCAGGGCCTGAGCCCCAGTTGATTTGGAAAGCCGCCtcaccaaccccccacccccccactacCCCTTCCAAGCTCAGGGCATGGGTCTCTTCCTGGAGCACCCAGGACATGGTCCAGTGAGTCACTGAATCACTGCCACCatgggagggcaggaggagggttGGGGAAAGTGAGGAGCTCAGTTTGCCTTCTGGAGACTTGTGGTTTGTAGTTGGTTGAGAAGGCTCACCTAATTAAAGGAGCCATTGTCCTTACTGCTGCCTCCGAATCCACAGCACAGCAGGTGTTCAGTCCATTCAACTGGAAATTAATGGGCCTTCCTGTCCTTAAACCATCATATCTTGAGCCCATGCTGGCTCAGAGGGTCCTTCTCATGGGTGTCAGTGTGGTTGAGAGCCGCAGAATGAGCAcctgggagctggggtggggattTGGGGTGGGCTGGGGTCATGAGAGGTCCAGATGCCTCTGTCTGCCTTCCCCCTCCTGAGGTAGCCCCTCCCCAAAGAGTGACCAGGTGCTTCTAAGATGGTGGGGCTTGCAAGTGGCTCGTtcaaaaaaaagtgaattaactTGAAAATAACAATGGCCAGGATTTTCATTTATTATGATCACTGTTCTTTATGATCGCAGGAGTGGCTGAGTTCAGTTTTATTTCGGAAGTTCAAGTTTGGAGGTTCCTCAAACTGGGAAGTTCATTTTTACTAGGAACCCTCAGTGACATTTGAAAATGGGGTGGGACAAGGAGGCATTGGCCCCTTCCTTCTCGAACTTGAAATGACCGACTCCTTTGCCAACCACTTGGCTGGGACAGACCTAAGACCTGCTCGGTAGCAGTGCCCGGCCAGAAACTGGAGGAAACCTCACTCAAGGGGCTTCATAAAACTTCTTAGCTCAGGGAACTTCTCTTCCAGATGAGCATCTGCACATTTGTAAACTACTTTAATTTGAAACAGAGATTCCCTAGGCTCCCTCTGTGGAGGGTGTAAGTTTTAACAAGGTTAGCCTTTACTGGCGGTGCTATACTTAAGCTGTAGAGAAGGGGATTTCAATCGTGGGGAGCCCTCCAACATTTCAGAACCCTCCCACCTTGTTTAGGCCTCACTGGGCATGGCTCAACAATGGTGAGGGTGCTTTGTTGCCACGGTGACTTGTAAATGTTGCTATGGTGATGTTTCTCTGAGGTGATGCTATGGCACAACCATGATAAATTATGGGATATATGTGTTGTGAGTCATATGACCACACTGCAGGGAGCAAGTGTTAAACCTCAAACAATACAGCCATGTTCACACCTGCTTAGACTGGGTGACC carries:
- the BCOR gene encoding BCL-6 corepressor isoform X5, whose translation is MLSATPLYGNVHSWMNSERVRMCGISDDRKIPVNDGDASKARLELREENPLNHNVVDATTAHRIDGLAALSMDRTGLIREGLRVPGNIVYSSLCGLGSEKGRETATTTLGGLGFSSERNPEMQFKPNTPETVEASAVSGKPPNGFSAIYKTPPGIQKSAVPTAETLGLDRPASDKQSPLNINGASYLRLPWVNPYMEGATPAIYPFLDSPNKYSLNMYKALLPQQSYGLAQPLYSPVCTNGERFLYLPPPHYVSPHIPSSLASPMRLSTPSASPAIPPLVHCTEKSLPWKMGVSPGNPVDSHSYPHIQNSKQPRVPSAKAVTSGLPGDTALLLPPSPRPSPRVHLPSQPAADTYSEFHKHYARISTSPSVTLSKPYMTVSSEFPAARLCSSKYPKAPEGAESAQPVPGHTRKTAGQDRKDGSSPPLLEKQTVTKDVTDKPLDLSSKVVDVDASKADHMKKMAPTVLVHSRAGSGLVLSGSEIPKETLSPPGNGCAIYRSEIISTAPSSWVVPGPSPNEENNGKGLPLKNKALDWALPQQRSSSCPRMGATDTVVTNVSGSVSSAGRPASASPAPNATADGSKTSRASVDTTPSVIQHVGQPPTTPAKHSGSTGSKGAKASNPEPSFKANENGLPPSSIFLSPNEAFRSPPIPYPRSYLPYPAPEGIAISPLSLHGKGPVYPHPVLLPSGSLFPGHLAPKPGLPYGLPTGRPEFMTYQDALGLGMVHPMLIPHTPIEITKEEKAERRSRSHERARYEDPSLRNRFSEVLEASGTKLHPEVPTDKNLKPSPSWNQGKTVVKSDKLVYVDLLREEPDAKTEANTSKPSFTAESVGQSAEPSKPPAEPALQPHRDFISLRDELGRISDFHEAYAFKQAPGQSVFNLSKENVPAGTNKENLAMPVSTPFLEPTPGSDGPAVTFGKTQEEPKPFCVGGAPPSMDATPTYTKDGADEAESTDGKVLKPKPSKLAKRIANSAGYVGDRFKCVTTELYADSSQLSREQRALQMEGLQEDSILCLPAAYCERAMMRFSELEMKEREGGHPPTKDSEVCKFSPTDWERLKGSQDKKPKSVTLEEAVADQNDSERCDYSAGNKHDPFEAPEDKDVSVEKYFLDRQPVSDPSADQAAPDMPHSPTLRVDRKRKVSGDSSHTETTVEELPEDPLLKAKRRRVSKGLHPKKQRHLLHLRERWEQQVSAAESKPGRQGRKEVTQAAQPEVAAQGNNISEEKPGRKRAETKGNRTWSEESLKSSDNEQGLPVFSGSPPMRSFSSTSLTGRKQSQPSCTAGSRLPAKQQKIKESQKTDVLCTDEEEDCQAASLLQRYPDNSEKPSGKRLCKTKHLIPQEPRRSLPLPGDYYVENADGKVTVRRFRKRPEPSSDYDLSPAKQDQKPLDRLQPLIPVSHTSQLPLASSPPEATQSRPMPPEARRLIVNKNAGETLLQRAARLGYEEVVLYCLENKICDVNHRDNAGYCALHEACARGWLNIVRHLLEYGADVNCSAQDGTRPLHDAVENDHLEIVRLLLSYGADPTLATYSGRTIMKMTHSELMEKFLTDYLNDLQGRDDDDSSSNSNSNSGACWDFYGSSVCEPDDESGYDVLANPPGPEDEDDDDDTCSDVFEFEFSESPLLPCYNVQVSVAQGPRNWLLLSDVLKKLKMSSRIFRCNFPNVEIVTIAEAEFYRQVSASLLFSCPKDLEAFNPESKELLDLVEFTNELQTLLGSSMEWLHPSDMGSDDCW
- the BCOR gene encoding BCL-6 corepressor isoform X6 translates to MLSATPLYGNVHSWMNSERVRMCGISDDRKIPVNDGDASKARLELREENPLNHNVVDATTAHRIDGLAALSMDRTGLIREGLRVPGNIVYSSLCGLGSEKGRETATTTLGGLGFSSERNPEMQFKPNTPETVEASAVSGKPPNGFSAIYKTPPGIQKSAVPTAETLGLDRPASDKQSPLNINGASYLRLPWVNPYMEGATPAIYPFLDSPNKYSLNMYKALLPQQSYGLAQPLYSPVCTNGERFLYLPPPHYVSPHIPSSLASPMRLSTPSASPAIPPLVHCTEKSLPWKMGVSPGNPVDSHSYPHIQNSKQPRVPSAKAVTSGLPGDTALLLPPSPRPSPRVHLPSQPAADTYSEFHKHYARISTSPSVTLSKPYMTVSSEFPAARLCSSKYPKAPEGAESAQPVPGHTRKTAGQDRKDGSSPPLLEKQTVTKDVTDKPLDLSSKVVDVDASKADHMKKMAPTVLVHSRAGSGLVLSGSEIPKETLSPPGNGCAIYRSEIISTAPSSWVVPGPSPNEENNGKGLPLKNKALDWALPQQRSSSCPRMGATDTVVTNVSGSVSSAGRPASASPAPNATADGSKTSRASVDTTPSVIQHVGQPPTTPAKHSGSTGSKGAKASNPEPSFKANENGLPPSSIFLSPNEAFRSPPIPYPRSYLPYPAPEGIAISPLSLHGKGPVYPHPVLLPSGSLFPGHLAPKPGLPYGLPTGRPEFMTYQDALGLGMVHPMLIPHTPIEITKEEKAERRSRSHERARYEDPSLRNRFSEVLEASGTKLHPEVPTDKNLKPSPSWNQGKTVVKSDKLVYVDLLREEPDAKTEANTSKPSFTAESVGQSAEPSKPPAEPALQPHRDFISLRDELGRISDFHEAYAFKQAPGQSVFNLSKENVPAGTNKENLAMPVSTPFLEPTPGSDGPAVTFGKTQEEPKPFCVGGAPPSMDATPTYTKDGADEAESTDGKVLKPKPSKLAKRIANSAGYVGDRFKCVTTELYADSSQLSREQRALQRAMMRFSELEMKEREGGHPPTKDSEVCKFSPTDWERLKGSQDKKPKSVTLEEAVADQNDSERCDYSAGNKHDPFEAPEDKDVSVEKYFLDRQPVSDPSADQAAPDMPHSPTLRVDRKRKVSGDSSHTETTVEELPEDPLLKAKRRRVSKGLHPKKQRHLLHLRERWEQQVSAAESKPGRQGRKEVTQAAQPEVAAQGNNISEEKPGRKRAETKGNRTWSEESLKSSDNEQGLPVFSGSPPMRSFSSTSLTGRKQSQPSCTAGSRLPAKQQKIKESQKTDVLCTDEEEDCQAASLLQRYPDNSEKPSGKRLCKTKHLIPQEPRRSLPLPGDYYVENADGKVTVRRFRKRPEPSSDYDLSPAKQDQKPLDRLQPLIPVSHTSQLPLASSPPEATQSRPMPPEARRLIVNKNAGETLLQRAARLGYEEVVLYCLENKICDVNHRDNAGYCALHEACARGWLNIVRHLLEYGADVNCSAQDGTRPLHDAVENDHLEIVRLLLSYGADPTLATYSGRTIMKMTHSELMEKFLTDYLNDLQGRDDDDSSSNSNSNSGACWDFYGSSVCEPDDESGYDVLANPPGPEDEDDDDDTCSDVFEFEFSESPLLPCYNVQVSVAQGPRNWLLLSDVLKKLKMSSRIFRCNFPNVEIVTIAEAEFYRQVSASLLFSCPKDLEAFNPESKELLDLVEFTNELQTLLGSSMEWLHPSDMGSDDCW
- the BCOR gene encoding BCL-6 corepressor isoform X1 — its product is MLSATPLYGNVHSWMNSERVRMCGISDDRKIPVNDGDASKARLELREENPLNHNVVDATTAHRIDGLAALSMDRTGLIREGLRVPGNIVYSSLCGLGSEKGRETATTTLGGLGFSSERNPEMQFKPNTPETVEASAVSGKPPNGFSAIYKTPPGIQKSAVPTAETLGLDRPASDKQSPLNINGASYLRLPWVNPYMEGATPAIYPFLDSPNKYSLNMYKALLPQQSYGLAQPLYSPVCTNGERFLYLPPPHYVSPHIPSSLASPMRLSTPSASPAIPPLVHCTEKSLPWKMGVSPGNPVDSHSYPHIQNSKQPRVPSAKAVTSGLPGDTALLLPPSPRPSPRVHLPSQPAADTYSEFHKHYARISTSPSVTLSKPYMTVSSEFPAARLCSSKYPKAPEGAESAQPVPGHTRKTAGQDRKDGSSPPLLEKQTVTKDVTDKPLDLSSKVVDVDASKADHMKKMAPTVLVHSRAGSGLVLSGSEIPKETLSPPGNGCAIYRSEIISTAPSSWVVPGPSPNEENNGKGLPLKNKALDWALPQQRSSSCPRMGATDTVVTNVSGSVSSAGRPASASPAPNATADGSKTSRASVDTTPSVIQHVGQPPTTPAKHSGSTGSKGAKASNPEPSFKANENGLPPSSIFLSPNEAFRSPPIPYPRSYLPYPAPEGIAISPLSLHGKGPVYPHPVLLPSGSLFPGHLAPKPGLPYGLPTGRPEFMTYQDALGLGMVHPMLIPHTPIEITKEEKAERRSRSHERARYEDPSLRNRFSEVLEASGTKLHPEVPTDKNLKPSPSWNQGKTVVKSDKLVYVDLLREEPDAKTEANTSKPSFTAESVGQSAEPSKPPAEPALQPHRDFISLRDELGRISDFHEAYAFKQAPGQSVFNLSKENVPAGTNKENLAMPVSTPFLEPTPGSDGPAVTFGKTQEEPKPFCVGGAPPSMDATPTYTKDGADEAESTDGKVLKPKPSKLAKRIANSAGYVGDRFKCVTTELYADSSQLSREQRALQMEGLQEDSILCLPAAYCERAMMRFSELEMKEREGGHPPTKDSEVCKFSPTDWERLKGSQDKKPKSVTLEEAVADQNDSERCDYSAGNKHDPFEAPEDKDVSVEKYFLDRQPVSDPSADQAAPDMPHSPTLRVDRKRKVSGDSSHTETTVEELPEDPLLKAKRRRVSKDDWPEREMTNSSSNHLEDPHYSELTNLKVCIELTGLHPKKQRHLLHLRERWEQQVSAAESKPGRQGRKEVTQAAQPEVAAQGNNISEEKPGRKRAETKGNRTWSEESLKSSDNEQGLPVFSGSPPMRSFSSTSLTGRKQSQPSCTAGSRLPAKQQKIKESQKTDVLCTDEEEDCQAASLLQRYPDNSEKPSGKRLCKTKHLIPQEPRRSLPLPGDYYVENADGKVTVRRFRKRPEPSSDYDLSPAKQDQKPLDRLQPLIPVSHTSQLPLASSPPEATQSRPMPPEARRLIVNKNAGETLLQRAARLGYEEVVLYCLENKICDVNHRDNAGYCALHEACARGWLNIVRHLLEYGADVNCSAQDGTRPLHDAVENDHLEIVRLLLSYGADPTLATYSGRTIMKMTHSELMEKFLTDYLNDLQGRDDDDSSSNSNSNSGACWDFYGSSVCEPDDESGYDVLANPPGPEDEDDDDDTCSDVFEFEFSESPLLPCYNVQVSVAQGPRNWLLLSDVLKKLKMSSRIFRCNFPNVEIVTIAEAEFYRQVSASLLFSCPKDLEAFNPESKELLDLVEFTNELQTLLGSSMEWLHPSDMGSDDCWKSSQTAGGSGRAQSKTDLQK
- the BCOR gene encoding BCL-6 corepressor isoform X3 → MLSATPLYGNVHSWMNSERVRMCGISDDRKIPVNDGDASKARLELREENPLNHNVVDATTAHRIDGLAALSMDRTGLIREGLRVPGNIVYSSLCGLGSEKGRETATTTLGGLGFSSERNPEMQFKPNTPETVEASAVSGKPPNGFSAIYKTPPGIQKSAVPTAETLGLDRPASDKQSPLNINGASYLRLPWVNPYMEGATPAIYPFLDSPNKYSLNMYKALLPQQSYGLAQPLYSPVCTNGERFLYLPPPHYVSPHIPSSLASPMRLSTPSASPAIPPLVHCTEKSLPWKMGVSPGNPVDSHSYPHIQNSKQPRVPSAKAVTSGLPGDTALLLPPSPRPSPRVHLPSQPAADTYSEFHKHYARISTSPSVTLSKPYMTVSSEFPAARLCSSKYPKAPEGAESAQPVPGHTRKTAGQDRKDGSSPPLLEKQTVTKDVTDKPLDLSSKVVDVDASKADHMKKMAPTVLVHSRAGSGLVLSGSEIPKETLSPPGNGCAIYRSEIISTAPSSWVVPGPSPNEENNGKGLPLKNKALDWALPQQRSSSCPRMGATDTVVTNVSGSVSSAGRPASASPAPNATADGSKTSRASVDTTPSVIQHVGQPPTTPAKHSGSTGSKGAKASNPEPSFKANENGLPPSSIFLSPNEAFRSPPIPYPRSYLPYPAPEGIAISPLSLHGKGPVYPHPVLLPSGSLFPGHLAPKPGLPYGLPTGRPEFMTYQDALGLGMVHPMLIPHTPIEITKEEKAERRSRSHERARYEDPSLRNRFSEVLEASGTKLHPEVPTDKNLKPSPSWNQGKTVVKSDKLVYVDLLREEPDAKTEANTSKPSFTAESVGQSAEPSKPPAEPALQPHRDFISLRDELGRISDFHEAYAFKQAPGQSVFNLSKENVPAGTNKENLAMPVSTPFLEPTPGSDGPAVTFGKTQEEPKPFCVGGAPPSMDATPTYTKDGADEAESTDGKVLKPKPSKLAKRIANSAGYVGDRFKCVTTELYADSSQLSREQRALQMEGLQEDSILCLPAAYCERAMMRFSELEMKEREGGHPPTKDSEVCKFSPTDWERLKGSQDKKPKSVTLEEAVADQNDSERCDYSAGNKHDPFEAPEDKDVSVEKYFLDRQPVSDPSADQAAPDMPHSPTLRVDRKRKVSGDSSHTETTVEELPEDPLLKAKRRRVSKDDWPEREMTNSSSNHLEDPHYSELTNLKVCIELTGLHPKKQRHLLHLRERWEQQVSAAESKPGRQGRKEVTQAAQPEVAAQGNNISEEKPGRKRAETKGNRTWSEESLKSSDNEQGLPVFSGSPPMRSFSSTSLTGRKQSQPSCTAGSRLPAKQQKIKESQKTDVLCTDEEEDCQAASLLQRYPDNSEKPSGKRLCKTKHLIPQEPRRSLPLPGDYYVENADGKVTVRRFRKRPEPSSDYDLSPAKQDQKPLDRLQPLIPVSHTSQLPLASSPPEATQSRPMPPEARRLIVNKNAGETLLQRAARLGYEEVVLYCLENKICDVNHRDNAGYCALHEACARGWLNIVRHLLEYGADVNCSAQDGTRPLHDAVENDHLEIVRLLLSYGADPTLATYSGRTIMKMTHSELMEKFLTDYLNDLQGRDDDDSSSNSNSNSGACWDFYGSSVCEPDDESGYDVLANPPGPEDEDDDDDTCSDVFEFEFSESPLLPCYNVQVSVAQGPRNWLLLSDVLKKLKMSSRIFRCNFPNVEIVTIAEAEFYRQVSASLLFSCPKDLEAFNPESKELLDLVEFTNELQTLLGSSMEWLHPSDMGSDDCW